GTTGCGGAACTCATCCGGGCTGTACTCGATCTTGAGTTCAGCCATATCGAACAGGTCACAGCCCCCGGCTTCGGCATCTTCCAGGGTGATAATTTTGCGCCACTGGTTATCCGGGCAGAGAATGCCGGACTGCATCTCCTTAAACCCGGGGAACTCTACCCGCTTGCGTTTAAAGCGTTTCTGGTACCGTTCGCCAGTCCATAAATCATAGGCTTCATGGGTAACCGCACTGGGCGTGGAAAACAGCGTGCGCCGCCACTTTTTGTGCGCCGCCATACCGGTGGCCACCTTGTAAAGCTCATTAAATTTATTAATCCAGAAAAACTCATCGATATAAGTGTGGCCGTGGTAACTCTGGGCAGATTTACTATTGTTCGACAGGAAGTAGAGAGTGGCTGGCCCTTTCTCGGTATGCAGGGTAATAGGATTGCCAGACAGCTCAATATCAAAATGCTCTTTCGTCAGATTGATAATATAAGAACGGAACACCTCTGCCTGCGCCCGGGTAGCAGAAAGAAATATCTGGTTATCACCCGTTAGCACAGCATCTTCGAAGGCTTCCTGCGCTGCCCACCAGGTCGCGCCGATCTGGCGGCTTTTCAGCAGCATCCGATTGCGATATTGTTTTGCCTCTGCCAGCTCATGCTGGTACCGGAAAAAGTTCTTATGGAATTTTTGTTTAAAGTCTTTCGCAGTCAGGATGCTGACATCGTTTTTGATTTTCTTTTTCTTTGAATTGCGTTTTCTCTTTGATGAAGCCGGATTATTGCCTTTTGCCGCTTCCAGAACCATATCGGAATCGGACGGCTCTGCCCGTAGTTTTGAATTGGCTATTTCTGTTTGTCGGAATTTCCCCAGATCCCGCAACTGCTTAATCAACCGATCCATTTCATTCAGGTCACGGTCTGATTTTTCGTTTTTTTCTGCCAGCATCGTCAGACGACGCTGGATAGCTTCTTCTACAGATTCATGGCGCAGGAATGCCTGCCAGTCTCCCTGCTCCTGCCAATAGTAAAGTGTTCGCCTGGGTACGCTTAACTCGTCCTCAATTTCAGGAATTGTATATTTGCGGATATACAGCGAACGGGCTGCAATTTTAATTTCGTCCGAATATTGCTTCATATCCGGAATAATAAAGCTGTCGCTTTTAATACCCGCCTTTTAATGATCTGAAAAGGCATTTATCCGAATTAATTCAATCGGATTTAATTTCTTTCAGATTTAACCTTGTTGACAACGATGTGGCTTTTAAATGAATTAAACGGAACCGGGTAAATGTAATGCCGAAACTGATTACCGATTGGGTAAAGGTGGCTGAATCGGGAACCACACTTGATGGACGGATAATTGAAAAGTCCTGGTTACTGGATGCGGCAGAACTCTATTCAAAAGAAAAATACACCGCTGTTATTACTCTGGAACATTACTCCCCCGAATGGGCCGGTAATTATGGCACCGTTGAAGAGCTGAAATCTGAAACCGATGGTGAAGTGGTAAGCCTGTTCGCCAAACTCTGCCCGAATGATCGGCTGATCAGCATTAACCGCAGTGGTCAGAATCTTTTTACCTCTATCAAAGTCCACCCCAACTTCGGCGACTCCGGCAAGGCATACGTTTATCAGATTGGTGTGACTGACACACCAGCTTCCATGGGAACCACGCAGCTGGAATTCCGCGCTGGTAGAGATGAAGAGATTTTCCAGGGCGTACAGCTCTCCCAGTTTTCTTTTTCATCTGAATCAGAAGAACAAACGCTGCTTAAAAAACTAACGGAATGGCTGGTCTTCAGCACTTCCAATTACAAGGTCTCTGAAGACGAGGACGACTCCATGAAACCCGAAGAGCTGGAAAAGCTGACTACTTCCATCACCAGTGCTGTGGCGGATTCCATTACAACAGCCTTCAAAAGCCTGAAGGAAGAAACCCCGGAACCGCCAGCCCCGAAGCCTGAGCCAAAGCCGGAACCAACAGCCGAAGTGACTGCAGAAGCGTTTTCTGCCCAGAAGGAAGAACTGGAGAAAACCCGCACCGATCTGGACGCAATGACCGAAAAGTTTAATGCGCTGGAAAAACGGCTGGAAGGCACAGTACCACCGACCGATCCCAGCGTGGAAAACACCGGTGGGGCTGACGATTCCGCAATCGAATACATTTAAGGATACCCGCACCGATGAAAGAACCAACCCGCAAGGCGTTTAATAAAATCCTCCAGGGCATGGCAAAAGCCTATGGTGTGGATTCTGTTCAGCGCCAGTTTTCAGTAACACCCAGCAAGGCCCAGACCCTGCAGGACAAGATTGTCGAGAAAAGCACCTTCCTGCAGCAGATTAACGTAATCCCCGTTGATGAGATGGAAGGCGAAAACGTACTGGGTGGTGTACCTGCACCAGTCTCCGGACGTACCGACACATCCCAGGATAAACGTCGCCAGCCGCGCGATGTTCTGGCGCTGTCGGCCTATCCATACAAGTGCTACCAGACAAACTCTGATGTCAGCATCCGTTATGCCACCCTGGATGCCTGGGCGAAATTCCCCGATCTGTTTGCCCGTTTCCAGCGTTATGTCACCGAGCGCATTGCCAATGACCGAGAGCTGGTCGGCTGGCATGGCACCCATGCCGCTAAAGATACCGACCCGGAAAAATTCCCGCTGCTGGAAGATGTCAACAAAGGCTGGATCCAGTACATGCGCGAGAACAAGTCCGAGAACATTCTGGGTGAAGGTGGAACAACTGGCGAAATCCGCATCGGCCCGGGTGGTGACTTTGAAGGTCTGGACGAAGCCATCAGTGTACTGGTGTCTGTCATTCCGAAGTTCCTTCGCAAAGGCTTGAAGGCGTACATCGGCGACGAGCTGGTTCAGTACGAAAAGCAGCGCCTTTATAAAGCGATCTCCCTGTCACCCAAAGAGAAAACCCAGGCCACCCAGAGTCTGATGAGTTTTGGTGGTGTTGATAGTTGGGAAACGCCCTCTAATTTCCCAAGCCGTGGCCTGGTTATCACCATGCCGACCAACCTGTCCATCTATTACCAGGACGGCAGCTGGCGCAGACATCTGAAGGAAGAGTCTGAGTATGACCGCTGGGCTGACTACAACAGCCGCAACGAAGCCTACACAGTGGAAACCCCCGAAGCCTTTGTGGGCTGGGAGTTTGACAACGTCAAGCTGCCAGAAGAATGGGAAGAAGTGCCCGCCTGATTTTGACGTGGGTATGGCCTGGACTTTAGGGCGGTTCGCCGCCCTCTTTTTAAACGGTCTTTTTCCCCAGTGGCTTGCATCAGGCTACTGAGAAAAACGACCAGAAGGGATGAGAACCTATGAACATCATGCAGCAGTGGCAAGCGAAAAAACGACAGCAACCTCACGCCGACCAGCCAGCCGCGCAACCGGCAACCAGCAACCTGATGCAGGCTACCCAGCGCAGCCAGCTGCTGGATGCCAGTCTGCAGGAAGACCTGAAGCGCCTGAAAGAAATCCAGAGCAAAGAGCGCAAGGTGCAGGTCAAGCGTGACCATCTGCTGCCCAAGTATGAAGAGTTCGTCAACCAGTTAGTAAAGGATGAAAAGAAGCATCTGATTATCGCCTGGTACATGGTCTGGCTGTTTGATTGTGACGAAATCGACTCCGCACTTTCCCTGGTGGAGTACTGCGAGCTTCATAGCGTACCTATGCCGGAACGAATCAAGCGCAAGGCAAGTACTTTTGCAGCAGATGAGGTGTTCGCCTGGGCAGAGAAAGCCTTTGAAAACGAGCAAAGCCCGAACCCTTACTTCAACCGCCTGTTTACCCGGATCCATAGCAACGAGCTGGATGTGCCGGACGAACTCCGCGCCAAGTATTACAAGCTCGCTGGCCTGATTGAATTTGAACGGGAAGGTGATATCCGTCTGGCTGTTGATCATCTGGAAAAAGCCTTTGAACTGGGCGCACTGGTGAAAACCGTTCTGGGTAAAGCCAGGAAGCAGCTGGACAAGCTGGAGCTGGAAGACCTCACCAGCGAAACCGACGAACAGGACGAGCAGGAATAGCCGACAGGCTCATCCCCCCACGCCGGGCGGCTGCAGCGACAGGACAGCGAAAGCTAATCCGGTGGTTGCAGTGGGCAGTCCGGCCCCATTTTTAAGAAGGAGAATCAGACAGTGAGTTTTTCAGGGAAGGCACACCAGACCCCGGAAAAGACCATCCAGAACCAGCCCTTCTGGCCGGATCTGGAACTGGCTGATTTTGT
Above is a window of Endozoicomonas montiporae CL-33 DNA encoding:
- a CDS encoding terminase large subunit domain-containing protein, producing MKQYSDEIKIAARSLYIRKYTIPEIEDELSVPRRTLYYWQEQGDWQAFLRHESVEEAIQRRLTMLAEKNEKSDRDLNEMDRLIKQLRDLGKFRQTEIANSKLRAEPSDSDMVLEAAKGNNPASSKRKRNSKKKKIKNDVSILTAKDFKQKFHKNFFRYQHELAEAKQYRNRMLLKSRQIGATWWAAQEAFEDAVLTGDNQIFLSATRAQAEVFRSYIINLTKEHFDIELSGNPITLHTEKGPATLYFLSNNSKSAQSYHGHTYIDEFFWINKFNELYKVATGMAAHKKWRRTLFSTPSAVTHEAYDLWTGERYQKRFKRKRVEFPGFKEMQSGILCPDNQWRKIITLEDAEAGGCDLFDMAELKIEYSPDEFRNLFMCEFVDDTMGVFRLADLEVCGVDPEDWLDFDPKAARPIGNYPVWGGYDPSRHRDDATFVVVAPPLVPEGKFRVLEKHHWKDQSYIFQAERIKELTQKYNFQYIGIDTTGPGTGVIDIVKNFFPLATPIHYSIPTKTLLVQKTKGVIEAGRLEYPADWNDVGHAFLTIRQVSTGSGQMTYSAGRTNTTGHADVAWSIMHALINEPLDSGQQSRSVLAFG
- a CDS encoding GPO family capsid scaffolding protein encodes the protein MPKLITDWVKVAESGTTLDGRIIEKSWLLDAAELYSKEKYTAVITLEHYSPEWAGNYGTVEELKSETDGEVVSLFAKLCPNDRLISINRSGQNLFTSIKVHPNFGDSGKAYVYQIGVTDTPASMGTTQLEFRAGRDEEIFQGVQLSQFSFSSESEEQTLLKKLTEWLVFSTSNYKVSEDEDDSMKPEELEKLTTSITSAVADSITTAFKSLKEETPEPPAPKPEPKPEPTAEVTAEAFSAQKEELEKTRTDLDAMTEKFNALEKRLEGTVPPTDPSVENTGGADDSAIEYI
- a CDS encoding phage major capsid protein, P2 family, translating into MKEPTRKAFNKILQGMAKAYGVDSVQRQFSVTPSKAQTLQDKIVEKSTFLQQINVIPVDEMEGENVLGGVPAPVSGRTDTSQDKRRQPRDVLALSAYPYKCYQTNSDVSIRYATLDAWAKFPDLFARFQRYVTERIANDRELVGWHGTHAAKDTDPEKFPLLEDVNKGWIQYMRENKSENILGEGGTTGEIRIGPGGDFEGLDEAISVLVSVIPKFLRKGLKAYIGDELVQYEKQRLYKAISLSPKEKTQATQSLMSFGGVDSWETPSNFPSRGLVITMPTNLSIYYQDGSWRRHLKEESEYDRWADYNSRNEAYTVETPEAFVGWEFDNVKLPEEWEEVPA
- the gpM gene encoding phage terminase small subunit, yielding MNIMQQWQAKKRQQPHADQPAAQPATSNLMQATQRSQLLDASLQEDLKRLKEIQSKERKVQVKRDHLLPKYEEFVNQLVKDEKKHLIIAWYMVWLFDCDEIDSALSLVEYCELHSVPMPERIKRKASTFAADEVFAWAEKAFENEQSPNPYFNRLFTRIHSNELDVPDELRAKYYKLAGLIEFEREGDIRLAVDHLEKAFELGALVKTVLGKARKQLDKLELEDLTSETDEQDEQE